One Xiphophorus hellerii strain 12219 chromosome 24, Xiphophorus_hellerii-4.1, whole genome shotgun sequence DNA window includes the following coding sequences:
- the LOC116715852 gene encoding uncharacterized protein LOC116715852: MMGVYWLLIILLSCTSPSRCSEQQWDVRCTTTKKPEDVFVPCPNMTAGHAKAKDKDTEVTYKLFKNQKVIQVYPNTQKPCNRTDLDIYPEQDKNGTLTGFRLTRKANTKQAIYMCEGTVTYPPPVISSNSTVLILEEGQGCPRKTEECKTNKPEEQKAGTPVWIWIVAVALLSTYSLAATFTALIIWYKMKDADSQSDYINTKPRPPAKRRKKRGLQHPIPKHF; the protein is encoded by the exons ATGATGGGAGTTTACTGGTTGTTAAtaatcctgctgagctgcacgTCACCTAGCAGATGCAGCG aACAACAGTGGGACGTGCGatgcacaacaacaaaaaagcccGAAGATGTGTTTGTGCCTTGCCCAAACATGACTGCCGGACACGCCAAAGCCAAAGACAAAGACACTGAGGTGACATATAAGCTCTTCAAGAACCAAAAGGTGATTCAAGTGTACCCCAATACTCAAAAACCGTGCAACCGAACCGATCTAGACATCTACCCAGAACAAGACAAGAACGGGACACTTACTGGTTTCAGACTTACgagaaaagcaaacacaaagcAAGCGATCTACATGTGTGAGGGTACAGTTACTTACCCTCCTCCTGTCATCAGCAGCAACAGTACAGTCCTGATCCTTGAGGAAG GACAAGGATGCCCGCGCAAAACAGaagaatgtaaaacaaacaaaccagaagaGCAGAAAGCAGGCACACCTGTATGGATCTGGATAGTGGCTGTTGCACTTCTTAGCACCTACAGCCTAGCAGCTACTTTTACTGCCTTGATTATCTGG TATAAGATGAAGGACGCAGATTCCCAGAGCGACTACATAAACACCAAACCCAGACCTCCTGCGAAACGCAGGAAGAAAAGAGGACTCCAGCATCCTATACCAAAACACTTCTGA